In a genomic window of Sardina pilchardus chromosome 20, fSarPil1.1, whole genome shotgun sequence:
- the rdh14a gene encoding retinol dehydrogenase 14a codes for MMLGKTIVVTGANSGIGKATTVEMLKQQGRVIMACRDQVRAEEAVREIVKEAGPDNGEVLIKYLDLASLKSVHTFCEEIIKEEPRIDVLINNAGVYQCPYTKTEDGFEMQFGVNHLGHFLLTHLLLELLKQSAPSRIVVVSSKLYKYGDINFEDLNSEQSYDKAFAYARSKLANLLFTHELAHRLADTGVTVNALTPGIVRTNLGRHIHIPLLAKPLFNLASRAFFKSPQEGAQTSVYLACSPDVEGVQGRCFANCQPQELLPKATDEDIAKKLWDISEVMVRITT; via the exons ATGATGCTAGGAAAAACTATAGTAGTTACTGGGGCCAACAGTGGCATAGGAAAAGCTACAACTGTTGAAATGCTAAAGCAGCAGGGACGCGTTATCATGGCTTGTCGCGACCAAGTTAGAGCTGAAGAGGCTGTTCGGGAAATCGTGAAGGAGGCCGGTCCGGATAACGGGGAAGTGCTGATCAAATACCTGGATCTTGCTTCTCTTAAATCAGTACATACGTTCTGTGAAGAAATCATTAAG GAAGAACCAAGGATTGACGTGCTGATTAACAATGCTGGAGTATACCAGTGTCCTTACACCAAGACAGAAGACGGCTTTGAGATGCAGTTTGGGGTAAATCACCTGGGACACTTTCTTCTCACCCACCTCCTGCTGGAACTTCTGAAGCAGTCTGCCCCAAGCCGTATCGTTGTGGTGTCCTCCAAACTCTACAAATATGGTGATATAAATTTTGAAGATCTGAACAGCGAGCAGAGCTATGACAAGGCCTTTGCTTATGCCCGCAGCAAGCTAGCCAATCTTCTTTTCACTCATGAGCTTGCACACCGTTTAGCCGACACAGGGGTAACTGTCAATGCCCTCACCCCAGGGATTGTGAGGACAAACCTAGGGAGGCACATCCACATTCCTCTCTTAGCCAAACCACTCTTTAACCTGGCCTCAAGGGCCTTTTTCAAGAGTCCTCAGGAAGGAGCGCAAACATCAGTGTACCTGGCCTGCTCCCCTGATGTGGAAGGTGTCCAAGGGAGATGCTTTGCCAACTGTCAGCCACAGGAGCTGTTGCCAAAGGCTACAGATGAGGACATTGCCAAGAAACTGTGGGACATCAGTGAAGTTATGGTCAGAATAACAACATGA
- the LOC134068018 gene encoding perforin-1-like, with amino-acid sequence MAPYPPPSSRLYLLHLGALLLLAYLSPALCTCRKGTPDECMDAPFVPGHDLVGEGFDIVKMEPKRAYTIDVQTYLNADNTCQVCENDEMDDELQKLPLSVIDWRSNSKCRHSLTSAMYESATELVQSTASQIKNDWKLGLGLEKLNVGVGVEMGMGRSHVARFAFSKAKEDYYTFYIHEFNCACYSFRVSNTAKLSREFAEDISRLPRDYNDKTRQRYKQLLNTYGTHYLAQVDLGGRMRTVSAIRTCITVLNGQTTQGIKDCLSAQLSLTFGLSIIDAAVSPKAESCSLMLNSKGQTVTGNYRYIHQITEMVPGDVWVGSLSNDTTGFDIWFDQLKEDPVAVSYSLNPLPMLITDEVIKGNVKTAIQQYLKGNAISPDILSCKSGNCCPKKYHRAKLQINLRATGLTGDWWGVSEAFATVKYGVDTKTTEVKISDDPVWRTLDFGNVHTGSSLTVDVYDVDWWRYEWLGTVHFSLTAGNHTETRGFWYSTITLSYSLTCDDHLGGDQCGQPSILKVNKDEMDLTCTIKTKILSYLDEKYNDRLTQELLDMASALDPRFKLSYVSEDNILPIHARLTSEMSRTTPAAMAEMGTTDPHGEVEDAPTTKKKKTLGSFFKTAEGATQRPSPLQEQQAISSELQSYLQSGNLDSEEDPLGWWREHQSLSKLAKKY; translated from the exons ATGGCACCATATCCTCCGCCATCTTCCCGTCTGTACCTGCTGCACCTGGGCGCTCTTCTGCTACTGGCATACCTGAGCCCAGCCCTCTGCACCTGCAGGAAGGGCACCCCGGATGAGTGCATGGATGCTCCTTTCGTTCCAGGCCACGACCTGGTGGGGGAAGGCTTTGACATCGTGAAGATGGAGCCAAAGAGGGCCTACACCATCGACGTGCAGACATACCTAAATGCTGATAACACTTGCCAAGTTTGTGAGAATGACGAGATGGACGATGAGCTCCAGAAGCTTCCATTGTCCGTCATAGACTGGCGCTCAAACTCCAAGTGCAGGCACTCCCTCACCAGTGCCATGTATGAGTCTGCCACTGAGCTTGTACAGAGCACTGCCTCACAAATTAAAAACGACTGGAAATTGGGACTCGGATTGGAGAAACTTAATGTGGGAGTAGGAGTGGAGATGGGAATGGGAAGGTCCCATGTGGCCAGATTTGCCTTTTCAAAGGCCAAGGAGGACTACTACACATTCTACATCCATGAGTTCAACTGTGCATGTTACAG CTTCCGAGTCTCTAACACTGCAAAACTAAGCAGAGAGTTTGCTGAAGACATTAGCCGCCTGCCCAGGGACTACAATGACAAAACCCGACAGCGTTACAAACAGCTCCTCAACACCTACGGCACTCACTATCTAGCACAGGTAGACCTGGGAGGGAGAATGAGGACAGTCAGTGCTATTCGCACCTGCATCACCGTACTCAATGGCCAAACCACCCAGGGAATAAAAGACTGTTTGTCTGCTCAGTTGTCTCTCACCTTTGGCCTGTCCATTATTGACGCTGCAGTAAGCCCAAAAGCAGAATCATGCTCCTTGATGTTGAACAGCAAAGGCCAGACAGTCACCGGCAACTACAGATACATTCACCAAATCACAGAAATGGTTCCTGGGGATGTGTGGGTTGGGAGCCTCAGCAATGACACCACAGGGTTCGATATCTGGTTTGACCAGCTGAAGGAAGATCCAGTTGCGGTGAGCTACTCCCTGAACCCACTGCCCATGCTGATAACTGATGAGGTCATCAAAGGCAATGTGAAGACTGCCATTCAGCAGTACCTGAAGGGCAATGCCATTTCCCCCGACATCCTTAGCTGCAAGTCAGGCAACTGCTGCCCGAAAAAGTACCATAGAGCCAAACTGCAGATCAACCTGAGAGCCACAGGTCTGACGGGTGACTGGTGGGGAGTCAGTGAGGCATTTGCCACTGTTAAGTATGGAGTGGACACTAAGACAACCGAAGTAAAGATTTCCGATGATCCTGTCTGGAGGACGTtggattttggaaatgtacacaCAGGCAGTTCTCTGACAGTTGACGTGTATGATGTAGACTGGTGGCGTTACGAGTGGCTAGGCACCGTCCACTTCAGTCTTACAGCTGGAAACCACACGGAGACGCGCGGCTTTTGGTACAGCACCATCacactctcctactctctcactTGTGATGATCATCTTGGTGGAGACCAGTGTGGCCA ACCCTCCATCTTGAAAGTGAACAAGGATGAGATGGACCTAACCTGCACCATCAAGACAAAAATTCTGAGTTATCTGGATGAAAAATACAACGACCGTCTGACACAAGAACTGCTCGATATGGCTTCTGCACTTGATCCACGGTTCAAGCTGAGCTATGTCAGTGAGGACAATATCCTACCAATTCATGCCAGACTGACTTCTGAAATGTCGAGGACTACACCTGCAGCCATGGCT GAGATGGGCACAACTGATCCCCATGGTGAGGTCGAGGATGCACCCactacaaaaaagaaaaagaccttGGGGAGTTTCTTCAAGACTGCTGAGGGAGCCACACAAAGACCCAGTCCTCTCCAAGAGCAACAAGCTATATCTTCTGAGCTACAGTCGTACCTACAATCAGGTAACCTAGACAGTGAGGAGGACCCGCTTGGCTGGTGGAGGGAACACCAGAGTCTCTCAAAACTGGCAAAGAAGTACTAA
- the LOC134067803 gene encoding cytosolic 5'-nucleotidase 1A-like, whose product MEKDWLALKENFDNFDNIKKKPRPPKPNNAITIAVSSRTLFNMKKERQVYEEEGLEKYVQYQLEHEGQPLLPGVAFPFVKALLNVNSHLRELYPDSEELFDIVLMTNNHAQVGVRLINSINHYDLTIERFCMSGSESAVGYLKAYMTDLYLSKDSEKVREAIEEGIAAATMFACDNENELSDTQLRVAFDGDAVLFSDESEIIAKTKGLDTFFEHEKIFENKPLAQGPLKGFLEALGKLQRKFYAKGERLSCPIRTYLVTARSAASAGARVLKTFRCWGLEVDEALFLAGAPKGPLLQKIRPHIFFDDQMFHIEGAQELGTIAAHVPYGIGQKYYKGNLLQENNLRN is encoded by the exons ATGGAAAAAGACTGGTTAGCACTAAAAGAAAATTTTGATAACTTTGATAACATAAAAAAGAAACCTCGTCCC CCAAAACCAAATAATGCCATTACAATCGCTGTGTCTTCACGAACATTATTCAatatgaaaaaagagagacaagtATATGAAGAAGAAGGGCTGGAGAAATATGTTCAGTATCAACTGGAGCATGAAGGCCAACCTCTTTTACCCGGGGTGGCATTTCCCTTTGTGAAG GCTCTCTTGAATGTGAACTCACATTTACGAGAACTCTATCCAGACAGCGAGGAACTGTTTGATATTGTCCTAATGACAAACAACCATGCCCAGGTTGGAGTACGTCTCATCAACAGCATCAATCATTATG ATTTAACAATTGAGAGGTTTTGCATGAGTGGTTCAGAAAGTGCTGTGGGCTACCTGAAAGCCTACATGACTGACCTCTACCTGTCCAAGGACTCAGAGAAGGTTAGAGAGGCCATAGAGGAAG GTATTGCTGCCGCTACTATGTTTGCCTGTGACAATGAGAACGAGCTGAGTGACACACAACTACGTGTCGCCTTTGACGGAGATGCCGTTCTATTCTCAGACGAATCAGAGATCATAGCGAAGACGAAAGGACTGGACACATTCTTTGAACACGAGAAGATATTTGAAAACAAGCCCCTAGCACAG GGGCCTCTAAAAGGATTTCTGGAGGCACTGGGGAAACTTCAGCGAAAATTTTATGCCAAGGGAGAACGTTTGAGCTGTCCCATCCGCACATACCTTGTTACCGCTCGGAGTGCAGCCAGTGCAGGGGCTCGAGTCCTGAAGACCTTCAGATGTTGGGGCCTGGAGGTGGACGAAGCACTGTTCTTGGCAGGAGCTCCAAAAGGACCCCTGCTGCAAAAGATCAGGCCTCATATCTTCTTTGATGATCAAATGTTTCACATTGAAGGAGCCCAAGAACTGGGAACAATCGCTGCTCATGTACCCTATGGAATTGGACAGAAATACTATAAAGGGAATCTcttacaggaaaacaatttaaGAAATTGA